A part of bacterium genomic DNA contains:
- a CDS encoding RHS repeat-associated core domain-containing protein, with the protein MNRARYYDSKVGRFLEPDPIGFLGGVNFYAYCGNNPIRFIDSFGFCKQKKSWWEKWSIGSSYGIAGFDFGWDTDDPSKLGADFTFLEAIGAGWHITWTSDEVSSEGEIRITPIKWNVGMGEYLGVTFADDFSSFSLNIGLGVSPSPITPTIPLDDNILE; encoded by the coding sequence ATAAACAGGGCTAGATATTATGATTCGAAAGTGGGGAGATTTTTAGAACCGGATCCGATTGGCTTCCTCGGCGGGGTGAACTTTTATGCGTATTGCGGCAACAATCCAATTAGATTTATTGATTCTTTTGGTTTTTGCAAACAAAAGAAATCATGGTGGGAAAAGTGGTCAATAGGATCTTCATATGGCATAGCAGGTTTTGATTTTGGATGGGATACAGATGACCCTTCAAAATTAGGTGCAGATTTTACCTTTTTAGAAGCAATAGGAGCTGGCTGGCATATTACATGGACAAGCGATGAGGTATCTTCTGAAGGCGAAATTAGAATAACACCCATTAAATGGAATGTCGGTATGGGAGAGTACTTAGGAGTAACTTTTGCTGACGATTTTTCAAGTTTTTCATTAAATATCGGGTTAGGAGTTTCTCCTAGTCCAATTACTCCTACAATACCACTTGACGACAATATTTTGGAATAA